A region of the Brachyhypopomus gauderio isolate BG-103 chromosome 11, BGAUD_0.2, whole genome shotgun sequence genome:
GTCCTCGCTCAGAAGCAGCTCAGACAGTTTATTCAGCAGCCTGTACTCTGAGTGCACGTCCTTAATGCTCCTGGCGAAGGGCAAGGCGCCGTCCTGCACACACAGCGCACGGACACGCCGTCACTCCCCACACAGGACTACAGCTGTCCTGAAGGCTGGAGCTCACGAGCACACGCGCGGCGAGGTGAACACTGGACCTCACGAGGCGACACACGTACCCTGAAGAAAGGCAGCGCCGCCATGCGGTTCCTGTGCCCTTTGAAGAAGACGTCTCCGGCCTCTTCGTAGATGCTCATGGTGAAGAATGGCTCGCTCATCCTCAACGCCGTCTTAACTGCTGCCTGCAAAAAACTGGTTTAATCCGCCTGGACTTACGGCAACACCCCGTCAGAGGCGTCGCACGCTAGATGTTAGATGATGGTGACGGTCTCTCCCTCACCTGGAGGTACATGTCGGCAAGCTCGTCCTCCTGGATCAGGTAGTAGATACGACCCACCTGGAGCCAGGTCTGCGactcctcctgtctcctccccaGGTCGATAGAAATCCGCAGACTTTGCTTGGTGTAATCCAGAGACTTCCTCGATGACCTAAAACCATTATTGCTTGGTAGTATATTGTACTTTAATCAAACTGAATTTGAGTAACTTAATAATATACATAtgcataaataatatatatacacgtatgtaaatacacacacacacatgtatatatgtatatatggtgGAAAAGTCTTAAGCTTCTATAAGTACAGCATGTGGTGATGGTGAAGATGGTGAGGTCTCACTTCTCCGTGTTCAGGGAGAGGTAGAGACTGCTGAGTATCTCCAGGAACTCTCCCTCCAGACGTTTGTCCTTCAGCTCCCTGGACAGACCCACGCAGTGCTCGTAATAAATGATGCATTGCCCATAGAGCAGCAAGTCGGCATACAGACGACTAAGCACCTTTGCTACAACCATCTGGCCTGTAATAGAAATGAGACTGTTACGAGTCAAATGGGCAATTTTCTGTAATTTAAAGCTCGATAATAAGGAAGGTTCACAGACCCCAAAAGTAAAGCACTTGCATAACTCACTGTGTAGATTTTTGGCACTGATGGCAATTAGAAGGCCCCACTCATAGCAAAGTCTGACTTCCAGACCTGCTCCTCTGTCTTTGTAGCTTCTGCCCAGCCATAGAAGAGCCTGGACGTGTTCTTCATCAGACGGCCTCTCGGAGAGACACTGGAAGAAGTGTAGGGACCTCAGCAGGAAGCTCTCTGCCAGGACCGGAGCTCCTACTGACAGCGCCAGGCAGCCCAGGTTGGCCAGAGCCAGGGCCTCGTTGCGCTTGTTCCCGTTCTCCTGCGAGATCTTCAGCGCGTAATGAAAGCTCCGTGCCGCTTCCGTAACTTTGCCCTGCTTACGGAGGCACAGGGCCAGCAGGTTGTGGACCACGCCGCGCTGTGTGGGGCTGTCTGTCTCATTCAGAGACCGGAGGAGAGGCTTCAGAGTGGCGTGGGCTTTCTCCGGTTCTTCGGTCAGCACCAGGAGCCAAGCCAGCAACACAGACGCTTCGAAGCCCTCCTCGTCGTTCACGCGGCTCCCGGCCTGCACGGCCTGCTGGGCGTAGGGCACGGCCTTGTCCAAGACCCCGTACTGCTGGTACACGTAGGCCAAACACAGGCACAGGTCCCTCTGGGTCTTCAGGTCCTCTCCACAGCTGGCTATGGCCAGGGTCTGCTGCAGGTACACGACCACCTGGGCTGGGAGCAAACTGCTGTGGTCTTTCCACCGAGGATTCAGTCTGAGCGAGTTCTTAATAAACAGCTCCACCTTCTGAAAGGCATCATCCAGGGACAGGCCTTGGCGTGAGTCCAGGCTGAGAGCAGCCAGGGCAAGGTGAGGTAGGTACTTTTTATGGTACAGCCTACACAGGACCCAGTTAAGGTCCACCGGACCTATTGGCCTCCCTTCCTCTGCCGAGAGAGTGACAGTGAGAAACTGAAGCCTTTCCACGAAAGGCAACGCTTCCTCGATCTTCCTCTGTAGTAAGAAGAGGCAAACAATAAGATAGCAAGTCCTTGCCTGGAGGTGTTTGTCGTTGTCCACCACAGCTTTACGCAGGATGGGCTTCAGTAGCTCAAACTCGTCCACGGAGCAGAAGCTGTGGCACGGGAGGCACAGCAGGAGAGCGCTGGCTTTCTCCAGCGTGTAGGGGAGCTTCTCCGTCATCCTTTGCTTGAGGTAGACGGCAGTGAGGTTGGTGTAAAGGGCGATCAGCAGAGGTTTGTCGTCAAACCCCTCCACCGGGATCTTCAGGGCCTCCTCAAAGTAGACCCGAGCCTGTGAGAACTTCAGCCTCTTGGTGGACAGCCGTCCCAGGAGGAAGCAGACCCGGCGGTGGGCCCACGTCATGTGCCGCTTCTTAGCCCCCTCACGCAGACCCTCCAGACGCAGGAGCACCTCGTCCTCTTGGAGACCCCCAAACACTGTGTCAACGAAGGAGTAGGAGAGGTCGTACAGCGCCAGCATGGGGTCTTCGAAATGATCCGTGTTGAGGAGGGTCAGGGTGGGTTCAGTGACCTCTGCCTCGTCGTTTTCCCACATGCCCTCGTTCGTGTAGTTTGGAGGGTCTTCCTCAAACTCGTCCATCTCTCGGAACGTGTCCTCCGGGTTGAAGGACAGTGCCTCCTGGTCCCTTTCCAGGTAACTCTGAGAGGCATAAAAAGAAGGGCGTGGAGAGGACTGGATGGGTGTCGTATCGCTCTTCTCTGAGATAGTGGATATAATGCTCCTCCGGGCTTCCACTGGGGTTTTCTGTGCTGGGAGATTATGCAAATAAAATTCTCACTGAGTCTTTGAAATATCACAAGTGCACATGTGATGTGATGTCATTAATCACAGAGGGAAAGATTACCTTGATTGGGTTGGTTTCTGATGTAGTTAAAATCTGATTTGTCCAGTCGATCTGTTAACACATCATTGACAAAATTAAATGCTAAATAAAGTCTCCTCCCTCTTTCAGGGATGTTGGagacagatgggggttgtgttTCCTACCTAATCTGTACACAGTGCTGATGTCACTGGAGAAGTGCTTGTTCAGTAGTCCAGTGTGTCGTTGCTCGTGGCAGGGGTTAAACTGCAAAAGAGCCACTTTCTCCGCCTCACTCAAAAAGACCAATTGTCCATCGCTGTGGAATGACCAACAAAGGCAGTATTATCCACCACATGACTCCAATTCTGACCTCCTCATCACATCACCACATAACTGcactcccctcaccccccctcaccccccctcacccccctcacccccctcaccccctaccAACAGCCAGTCACAGAGAAACAGATTCAGCCAAGGtcaaatgaaaacacacacttGTCAGCTAGTTTATATAAATACATCTACATTTCTGTGTGCTAAGGGGGTAATGGACTCAAATGTTTTACTTCACACTGAGAGGAAGagcatttttttaaagctagCATAATATAAGGATTTTTATTCCTCTTTCTTACAGTGGATtgatattctcaggtttcacatGGGCCTTGTGGACAAATCCAGTGTGTCCACTGGACAGGTGTCTTCCTATGAACAGATTCATGGATCTGATGAGCAAGCCATCCACCTGTATCAGATCTCCTTCACTGAACTGCAGTTCATCTTTAACCGTTGGGTTATGGTCTGCGACTGCTACACAGATGCCAGTGACTGCAGGAATAAACATTACCAAGAAATCAAAACTCCTCAAGCTCACAGTAAACATTAGTGGTTCATTGCCATAGCAGTAGGAGCATTTAGCATCACTATCTCACCTATAGGCTGGTCAAATAGACTTTGAGCAGATGAAACTCCTCCTGCATTTCCAGGATACTTCCTAAGAAACCACCTTTAAAAACACAACGGACCAGTTCTGTTACTCCACTAGAGAAATTGTGACCTACACGATACTCTGCTGCATGAATGCGTCTGCATTTGATGCGATCATGCTCCCAGGAGGAGCGTGGGAGGCACTCACTGGTAGAAAGGGTACGGTAGTGGCTGCATGGCGTGGACAGACACCAGGCCATGTTGTCCATTCGACAGCAGGGTGCCCTCCCACATGGACTCA
Encoded here:
- the sh3tc2 gene encoding SH3 domain and tetratricopeptide repeat-containing protein 2 isoform X1, with translation MACRCCSCLLSCLRTCFLLSEISTAELDALWNEPPYTITAANELFPGNDVIATGEEEEEGGEAEVEGDEITGESYWKRKEPLSKTSSVSLAAGERFSSDVVLLFSGRRRSNLQPDGRLQEALRTRLRVVESNSQDVIQLFKDLSARLVSVHAEKDCFVITFKTVEEIWKFSTYLALGYVARCLENFLCDETFWLDPEILSDVEICVTVDEEHLATLYLGLLLQEGSFFSKALLTSEDPQEEEELSYKKNDLVMVKDIGHESMWEGTLLSNGQHGLVSVHAMQPLPYPFYQWFLRKYPGNAGGVSSAQSLFDQPIVTGICVAVADHNPTVKDELQFSEGDLIQVDGLLIRSMNLFIGRHLSSGHTGFVHKAHVKPENINPLDGQLVFLSEAEKVALLQFNPCHEQRHTGLLNKHFSSDISTVYRLDRLDKSDFNYIRNQPNQAQKTPVEARRSIISTISEKSDTTPIQSSPRPSFYASQSYLERDQEALSFNPEDTFREMDEFEEDPPNYTNEGMWENDEAEVTEPTLTLLNTDHFEDPMLALYDLSYSFVDTVFGGLQEDEVLLRLEGLREGAKKRHMTWAHRRVCFLLGRLSTKRLKFSQARVYFEEALKIPVEGFDDKPLLIALYTNLTAVYLKQRMTEKLPYTLEKASALLLCLPCHSFCSVDEFELLKPILRKAVVDNDKHLQARTCYLIVCLFLLQRKIEEALPFVERLQFLTVTLSAEEGRPIGPVDLNWVLCRLYHKKYLPHLALAALSLDSRQGLSLDDAFQKVELFIKNSLRLNPRWKDHSSLLPAQVVVYLQQTLAIASCGEDLKTQRDLCLCLAYVYQQYGVLDKAVPYAQQAVQAGSRVNDEEGFEASVLLAWLLVLTEEPEKAHATLKPLLRSLNETDSPTQRGVVHNLLALCLRKQGKVTEAARSFHYALKISQENGNKRNEALALANLGCLALSVGAPVLAESFLLRSLHFFQCLSERPSDEEHVQALLWLGRSYKDRGAGLEVRLCYEWGLLIAISAKNLHSQMVVAKVLSRLYADLLLYGQCIIYYEHCVGLSRELKDKRLEGEFLEILSSLYLSLNTEKSSRKSLDYTKQSLRISIDLGRRQEESQTWLQVGRIYYLIQEDELADMYLQAAVKTALRMSEPFFTMSIYEEAGDVFFKGHRNRMAALPFFRDGALPFARSIKDVHSEYRLLNKLSELLLSEDNKQEALKYADLAVQISQSTGVRLNERAAYHRLASVYYCLEQYELAENYYLKALSLSPAVLEHVIEARYYVKVYSRLANFTLHKLKDAFDAMGYFHLALAAALEDRGRPDVLYVLYMKLAEIHATHIPDAELSLAYMTSARSLKRELSDAAGSRDPERDFTNAGLSEAESLVLSSPVPSSPDSDFFEFDACLPAPGQMQTELVEYQYADHSREEKTDAGQSDDSSSDLIRDPSAVNQATNTGHTYAYSVDTEF
- the sh3tc2 gene encoding SH3 domain and tetratricopeptide repeat-containing protein 2 isoform X4, which produces MGNRLIHEEISTAELDALWNEPPYTITAANELFPGNDVIATGEEEEEGGEAEVEGDEITGESYWKRKEPLSKTSSVSLAAGERFSSDVVLLFSGRRRSNLQPDGRLQEALRTRLRVVESNSQDVIQLFKDLSARLVSVHAEKDCFVITFKTVEEIWKFSTYLALGYVARCLENFLCDETFWLDPEILSDVEICVTVDEEHLATLYLGLLLQEGSFFSKALLTSEDPQEEEELSYKKNDLVMVKDIGHESMWEGTLLSNGQHGLVSVHAMQPLPYPFYQWFLRKYPGNAGGVSSAQSLFDQPIVTGICVAVADHNPTVKDELQFSEGDLIQVDGLLIRSMNLFIGRHLSSGHTGFVHKAHVKPENINPLDGQLVFLSEAEKVALLQFNPCHEQRHTGLLNKHFSSDISTVYRLDRLDKSDFNYIRNQPNQAQKTPVEARRSIISTISEKSDTTPIQSSPRPSFYASQSYLERDQEALSFNPEDTFREMDEFEEDPPNYTNEGMWENDEAEVTEPTLTLLNTDHFEDPMLALYDLSYSFVDTVFGGLQEDEVLLRLEGLREGAKKRHMTWAHRRVCFLLGRLSTKRLKFSQARVYFEEALKIPVEGFDDKPLLIALYTNLTAVYLKQRMTEKLPYTLEKASALLLCLPCHSFCSVDEFELLKPILRKAVVDNDKHLQARTCYLIVCLFLLQRKIEEALPFVERLQFLTVTLSAEEGRPIGPVDLNWVLCRLYHKKYLPHLALAALSLDSRQGLSLDDAFQKVELFIKNSLRLNPRWKDHSSLLPAQVVVYLQQTLAIASCGEDLKTQRDLCLCLAYVYQQYGVLDKAVPYAQQAVQAGSRVNDEEGFEASVLLAWLLVLTEEPEKAHATLKPLLRSLNETDSPTQRGVVHNLLALCLRKQGKVTEAARSFHYALKISQENGNKRNEALALANLGCLALSVGAPVLAESFLLRSLHFFQCLSERPSDEEHVQALLWLGRSYKDRGAGLEVRLCYEWGLLIAISAKNLHSQMVVAKVLSRLYADLLLYGQCIIYYEHCVGLSRELKDKRLEGEFLEILSSLYLSLNTEKSSRKSLDYTKQSLRISIDLGRRQEESQTWLQVGRIYYLIQEDELADMYLQAAVKTALRMSEPFFTMSIYEEAGDVFFKGHRNRMAALPFFRDGALPFARSIKDVHSEYRLLNKLSELLLSEDNKQEALKYADLAVQISQSTGVRLNERAAYHRLASVYYCLEQYELAENYYLKALSLSPAVLEHVIEARYYVKVYSRLANFTLHKLKDAFDAMGYFHLALAAALEDRGRPDVLYVLYMKLAEIHATHIPDAELSLAYMTSARSLKRELSDAAGSRDPERDFTNAGLSEAESLVLSSPVPSSPDSDFFEFDACLPAPGQMQTELVEYQYADHSREEKTDAGQSDDSSSDLIRDPSAVNQATNTGHTYAYSVDTEF
- the sh3tc2 gene encoding SH3 domain and tetratricopeptide repeat-containing protein 2 isoform X6, with protein sequence MKDGRPGGRRPYRGEEEEEGGEAEVEGDEITGESYWKRKEPLSKTSSVSLAAGERFSSDVVLLFSGRRRSNLQPDGRLQEALRTRLRVVESNSQDVIQLFKDLSARLVSVHAEKDCFVITFKTVEEIWKFSTYLALGYVARCLENFLCDETFWLDPEILSDVEICVTVDEEHLATLYLGLLLQEGSFFSKALLTSEDPQEEEELSYKKNDLVMVKDIGHESMWEGTLLSNGQHGLVSVHAMQPLPYPFYQWFLRKYPGNAGGVSSAQSLFDQPIVTGICVAVADHNPTVKDELQFSEGDLIQVDGLLIRSMNLFIGRHLSSGHTGFVHKAHVKPENINPLDGQLVFLSEAEKVALLQFNPCHEQRHTGLLNKHFSSDISTVYRLDRLDKSDFNYIRNQPNQAQKTPVEARRSIISTISEKSDTTPIQSSPRPSFYASQSYLERDQEALSFNPEDTFREMDEFEEDPPNYTNEGMWENDEAEVTEPTLTLLNTDHFEDPMLALYDLSYSFVDTVFGGLQEDEVLLRLEGLREGAKKRHMTWAHRRVCFLLGRLSTKRLKFSQARVYFEEALKIPVEGFDDKPLLIALYTNLTAVYLKQRMTEKLPYTLEKASALLLCLPCHSFCSVDEFELLKPILRKAVVDNDKHLQARTCYLIVCLFLLQRKIEEALPFVERLQFLTVTLSAEEGRPIGPVDLNWVLCRLYHKKYLPHLALAALSLDSRQGLSLDDAFQKVELFIKNSLRLNPRWKDHSSLLPAQVVVYLQQTLAIASCGEDLKTQRDLCLCLAYVYQQYGVLDKAVPYAQQAVQAGSRVNDEEGFEASVLLAWLLVLTEEPEKAHATLKPLLRSLNETDSPTQRGVVHNLLALCLRKQGKVTEAARSFHYALKISQENGNKRNEALALANLGCLALSVGAPVLAESFLLRSLHFFQCLSERPSDEEHVQALLWLGRSYKDRGAGLEVRLCYEWGLLIAISAKNLHSQMVVAKVLSRLYADLLLYGQCIIYYEHCVGLSRELKDKRLEGEFLEILSSLYLSLNTEKSSRKSLDYTKQSLRISIDLGRRQEESQTWLQVGRIYYLIQEDELADMYLQAAVKTALRMSEPFFTMSIYEEAGDVFFKGHRNRMAALPFFRDGALPFARSIKDVHSEYRLLNKLSELLLSEDNKQEALKYADLAVQISQSTGVRLNERAAYHRLASVYYCLEQYELAENYYLKALSLSPAVLEHVIEARYYVKVYSRLANFTLHKLKDAFDAMGYFHLALAAALEDRGRPDVLYVLYMKLAEIHATHIPDAELSLAYMTSARSLKRELSDAAGSRDPERDFTNAGLSEAESLVLSSPVPSSPDSDFFEFDACLPAPGQMQTELVEYQYADHSREEKTDAGQSDDSSSDLIRDPSAVNQATNTGHTYAYSVDTEF
- the sh3tc2 gene encoding SH3 domain and tetratricopeptide repeat-containing protein 2 isoform X5; the protein is MACRCCSCLLSCLRTCFLLSGEEEEEGGEAEVEGDEITGESYWKRKEPLSKTSSVSLAAGERFSSDVVLLFSGRRRSNLQPDGRLQEALRTRLRVVESNSQDVIQLFKDLSARLVSVHAEKDCFVITFKTVEEIWKFSTYLALGYVARCLENFLCDETFWLDPEILSDVEICVTVDEEHLATLYLGLLLQEGSFFSKALLTSEDPQEEEELSYKKNDLVMVKDIGHESMWEGTLLSNGQHGLVSVHAMQPLPYPFYQWFLRKYPGNAGGVSSAQSLFDQPIVTGICVAVADHNPTVKDELQFSEGDLIQVDGLLIRSMNLFIGRHLSSGHTGFVHKAHVKPENINPLDGQLVFLSEAEKVALLQFNPCHEQRHTGLLNKHFSSDISTVYRLDRLDKSDFNYIRNQPNQAQKTPVEARRSIISTISEKSDTTPIQSSPRPSFYASQSYLERDQEALSFNPEDTFREMDEFEEDPPNYTNEGMWENDEAEVTEPTLTLLNTDHFEDPMLALYDLSYSFVDTVFGGLQEDEVLLRLEGLREGAKKRHMTWAHRRVCFLLGRLSTKRLKFSQARVYFEEALKIPVEGFDDKPLLIALYTNLTAVYLKQRMTEKLPYTLEKASALLLCLPCHSFCSVDEFELLKPILRKAVVDNDKHLQARTCYLIVCLFLLQRKIEEALPFVERLQFLTVTLSAEEGRPIGPVDLNWVLCRLYHKKYLPHLALAALSLDSRQGLSLDDAFQKVELFIKNSLRLNPRWKDHSSLLPAQVVVYLQQTLAIASCGEDLKTQRDLCLCLAYVYQQYGVLDKAVPYAQQAVQAGSRVNDEEGFEASVLLAWLLVLTEEPEKAHATLKPLLRSLNETDSPTQRGVVHNLLALCLRKQGKVTEAARSFHYALKISQENGNKRNEALALANLGCLALSVGAPVLAESFLLRSLHFFQCLSERPSDEEHVQALLWLGRSYKDRGAGLEVRLCYEWGLLIAISAKNLHSQMVVAKVLSRLYADLLLYGQCIIYYEHCVGLSRELKDKRLEGEFLEILSSLYLSLNTEKSSRKSLDYTKQSLRISIDLGRRQEESQTWLQVGRIYYLIQEDELADMYLQAAVKTALRMSEPFFTMSIYEEAGDVFFKGHRNRMAALPFFRDGALPFARSIKDVHSEYRLLNKLSELLLSEDNKQEALKYADLAVQISQSTGVRLNERAAYHRLASVYYCLEQYELAENYYLKALSLSPAVLEHVIEARYYVKVYSRLANFTLHKLKDAFDAMGYFHLALAAALEDRGRPDVLYVLYMKLAEIHATHIPDAELSLAYMTSARSLKRELSDAAGSRDPERDFTNAGLSEAESLVLSSPVPSSPDSDFFEFDACLPAPGQMQTELVEYQYADHSREEKTDAGQSDDSSSDLIRDPSAVNQATNTGHTYAYSVDTEF
- the sh3tc2 gene encoding SH3 domain and tetratricopeptide repeat-containing protein 2 isoform X3, with amino-acid sequence MGNRLIHEGNAREISTAELDALWNEPPYTITAANELFPGNDVIATGEEEEEGGEAEVEGDEITGESYWKRKEPLSKTSSVSLAAGERFSSDVVLLFSGRRRSNLQPDGRLQEALRTRLRVVESNSQDVIQLFKDLSARLVSVHAEKDCFVITFKTVEEIWKFSTYLALGYVARCLENFLCDETFWLDPEILSDVEICVTVDEEHLATLYLGLLLQEGSFFSKALLTSEDPQEEEELSYKKNDLVMVKDIGHESMWEGTLLSNGQHGLVSVHAMQPLPYPFYQWFLRKYPGNAGGVSSAQSLFDQPIVTGICVAVADHNPTVKDELQFSEGDLIQVDGLLIRSMNLFIGRHLSSGHTGFVHKAHVKPENINPLDGQLVFLSEAEKVALLQFNPCHEQRHTGLLNKHFSSDISTVYRLDRLDKSDFNYIRNQPNQAQKTPVEARRSIISTISEKSDTTPIQSSPRPSFYASQSYLERDQEALSFNPEDTFREMDEFEEDPPNYTNEGMWENDEAEVTEPTLTLLNTDHFEDPMLALYDLSYSFVDTVFGGLQEDEVLLRLEGLREGAKKRHMTWAHRRVCFLLGRLSTKRLKFSQARVYFEEALKIPVEGFDDKPLLIALYTNLTAVYLKQRMTEKLPYTLEKASALLLCLPCHSFCSVDEFELLKPILRKAVVDNDKHLQARTCYLIVCLFLLQRKIEEALPFVERLQFLTVTLSAEEGRPIGPVDLNWVLCRLYHKKYLPHLALAALSLDSRQGLSLDDAFQKVELFIKNSLRLNPRWKDHSSLLPAQVVVYLQQTLAIASCGEDLKTQRDLCLCLAYVYQQYGVLDKAVPYAQQAVQAGSRVNDEEGFEASVLLAWLLVLTEEPEKAHATLKPLLRSLNETDSPTQRGVVHNLLALCLRKQGKVTEAARSFHYALKISQENGNKRNEALALANLGCLALSVGAPVLAESFLLRSLHFFQCLSERPSDEEHVQALLWLGRSYKDRGAGLEVRLCYEWGLLIAISAKNLHSQMVVAKVLSRLYADLLLYGQCIIYYEHCVGLSRELKDKRLEGEFLEILSSLYLSLNTEKSSRKSLDYTKQSLRISIDLGRRQEESQTWLQVGRIYYLIQEDELADMYLQAAVKTALRMSEPFFTMSIYEEAGDVFFKGHRNRMAALPFFRDGALPFARSIKDVHSEYRLLNKLSELLLSEDNKQEALKYADLAVQISQSTGVRLNERAAYHRLASVYYCLEQYELAENYYLKALSLSPAVLEHVIEARYYVKVYSRLANFTLHKLKDAFDAMGYFHLALAAALEDRGRPDVLYVLYMKLAEIHATHIPDAELSLAYMTSARSLKRELSDAAGSRDPERDFTNAGLSEAESLVLSSPVPSSPDSDFFEFDACLPAPGQMQTELVEYQYADHSREEKTDAGQSDDSSSDLIRDPSAVNQATNTGHTYAYSVDTEF
- the sh3tc2 gene encoding SH3 domain and tetratricopeptide repeat-containing protein 2 isoform X7, which translates into the protein MGNRLIHEGNARGEEEEEGGEAEVEGDEITGESYWKRKEPLSKTSSVSLAAGERFSSDVVLLFSGRRRSNLQPDGRLQEALRTRLRVVESNSQDVIQLFKDLSARLVSVHAEKDCFVITFKTVEEIWKFSTYLALGYVARCLENFLCDETFWLDPEILSDVEICVTVDEEHLATLYLGLLLQEGSFFSKALLTSEDPQEEEELSYKKNDLVMVKDIGHESMWEGTLLSNGQHGLVSVHAMQPLPYPFYQWFLRKYPGNAGGVSSAQSLFDQPIVTGICVAVADHNPTVKDELQFSEGDLIQVDGLLIRSMNLFIGRHLSSGHTGFVHKAHVKPENINPLDGQLVFLSEAEKVALLQFNPCHEQRHTGLLNKHFSSDISTVYRLDRLDKSDFNYIRNQPNQAQKTPVEARRSIISTISEKSDTTPIQSSPRPSFYASQSYLERDQEALSFNPEDTFREMDEFEEDPPNYTNEGMWENDEAEVTEPTLTLLNTDHFEDPMLALYDLSYSFVDTVFGGLQEDEVLLRLEGLREGAKKRHMTWAHRRVCFLLGRLSTKRLKFSQARVYFEEALKIPVEGFDDKPLLIALYTNLTAVYLKQRMTEKLPYTLEKASALLLCLPCHSFCSVDEFELLKPILRKAVVDNDKHLQARTCYLIVCLFLLQRKIEEALPFVERLQFLTVTLSAEEGRPIGPVDLNWVLCRLYHKKYLPHLALAALSLDSRQGLSLDDAFQKVELFIKNSLRLNPRWKDHSSLLPAQVVVYLQQTLAIASCGEDLKTQRDLCLCLAYVYQQYGVLDKAVPYAQQAVQAGSRVNDEEGFEASVLLAWLLVLTEEPEKAHATLKPLLRSLNETDSPTQRGVVHNLLALCLRKQGKVTEAARSFHYALKISQENGNKRNEALALANLGCLALSVGAPVLAESFLLRSLHFFQCLSERPSDEEHVQALLWLGRSYKDRGAGLEVRLCYEWGLLIAISAKNLHSQMVVAKVLSRLYADLLLYGQCIIYYEHCVGLSRELKDKRLEGEFLEILSSLYLSLNTEKSSRKSLDYTKQSLRISIDLGRRQEESQTWLQVGRIYYLIQEDELADMYLQAAVKTALRMSEPFFTMSIYEEAGDVFFKGHRNRMAALPFFRDGALPFARSIKDVHSEYRLLNKLSELLLSEDNKQEALKYADLAVQISQSTGVRLNERAAYHRLASVYYCLEQYELAENYYLKALSLSPAVLEHVIEARYYVKVYSRLANFTLHKLKDAFDAMGYFHLALAAALEDRGRPDVLYVLYMKLAEIHATHIPDAELSLAYMTSARSLKRELSDAAGSRDPERDFTNAGLSEAESLVLSSPVPSSPDSDFFEFDACLPAPGQMQTELVEYQYADHSREEKTDAGQSDDSSSDLIRDPSAVNQATNTGHTYAYSVDTEF
- the sh3tc2 gene encoding SH3 domain and tetratricopeptide repeat-containing protein 2 isoform X2 — its product is MKDGRPGGRRPYREISTAELDALWNEPPYTITAANELFPGNDVIATGEEEEEGGEAEVEGDEITGESYWKRKEPLSKTSSVSLAAGERFSSDVVLLFSGRRRSNLQPDGRLQEALRTRLRVVESNSQDVIQLFKDLSARLVSVHAEKDCFVITFKTVEEIWKFSTYLALGYVARCLENFLCDETFWLDPEILSDVEICVTVDEEHLATLYLGLLLQEGSFFSKALLTSEDPQEEEELSYKKNDLVMVKDIGHESMWEGTLLSNGQHGLVSVHAMQPLPYPFYQWFLRKYPGNAGGVSSAQSLFDQPIVTGICVAVADHNPTVKDELQFSEGDLIQVDGLLIRSMNLFIGRHLSSGHTGFVHKAHVKPENINPLDGQLVFLSEAEKVALLQFNPCHEQRHTGLLNKHFSSDISTVYRLDRLDKSDFNYIRNQPNQAQKTPVEARRSIISTISEKSDTTPIQSSPRPSFYASQSYLERDQEALSFNPEDTFREMDEFEEDPPNYTNEGMWENDEAEVTEPTLTLLNTDHFEDPMLALYDLSYSFVDTVFGGLQEDEVLLRLEGLREGAKKRHMTWAHRRVCFLLGRLSTKRLKFSQARVYFEEALKIPVEGFDDKPLLIALYTNLTAVYLKQRMTEKLPYTLEKASALLLCLPCHSFCSVDEFELLKPILRKAVVDNDKHLQARTCYLIVCLFLLQRKIEEALPFVERLQFLTVTLSAEEGRPIGPVDLNWVLCRLYHKKYLPHLALAALSLDSRQGLSLDDAFQKVELFIKNSLRLNPRWKDHSSLLPAQVVVYLQQTLAIASCGEDLKTQRDLCLCLAYVYQQYGVLDKAVPYAQQAVQAGSRVNDEEGFEASVLLAWLLVLTEEPEKAHATLKPLLRSLNETDSPTQRGVVHNLLALCLRKQGKVTEAARSFHYALKISQENGNKRNEALALANLGCLALSVGAPVLAESFLLRSLHFFQCLSERPSDEEHVQALLWLGRSYKDRGAGLEVRLCYEWGLLIAISAKNLHSQMVVAKVLSRLYADLLLYGQCIIYYEHCVGLSRELKDKRLEGEFLEILSSLYLSLNTEKSSRKSLDYTKQSLRISIDLGRRQEESQTWLQVGRIYYLIQEDELADMYLQAAVKTALRMSEPFFTMSIYEEAGDVFFKGHRNRMAALPFFRDGALPFARSIKDVHSEYRLLNKLSELLLSEDNKQEALKYADLAVQISQSTGVRLNERAAYHRLASVYYCLEQYELAENYYLKALSLSPAVLEHVIEARYYVKVYSRLANFTLHKLKDAFDAMGYFHLALAAALEDRGRPDVLYVLYMKLAEIHATHIPDAELSLAYMTSARSLKRELSDAAGSRDPERDFTNAGLSEAESLVLSSPVPSSPDSDFFEFDACLPAPGQMQTELVEYQYADHSREEKTDAGQSDDSSSDLIRDPSAVNQATNTGHTYAYSVDTEF